One stretch of Pomacea canaliculata isolate SZHN2017 linkage group LG11, ASM307304v1, whole genome shotgun sequence DNA includes these proteins:
- the LOC112575001 gene encoding uncharacterized protein LOC112575001, producing the protein MQCYASLCLTLAHSLNPLTFVTAIVQTTMKTRKVQLFFLLILLVIILVALVTYTDITGIHVTWLSSLTPENKGHTVSVKYDNETMSLYLQRYEVLNAAKGHFASRICDNKDPGPCVDPACNTTFLPPRARLQRLVSTQYNVSSRHLEVLRSLGARVPPADLVFLTAASEDHFDESQGVIRDLHEKVFPWLTNNTNYSYNLIYYDLGLANKSLALLTKYCRCHVLSFPFQSLPEVFKNLKTYQWKPVIVKAHSPHSKILMWMDASIRFKSGNVSLVIKRVMADGFFMKHAIHMMPRHVMPEMLQYFHTEACLLAPFYEAAAYFFVVKNEPLMSKVVLDPWVACAFAPRCVYPGDDWRKLLACPRDKSGYSLCHRFDQAALGVILVTLFDFKSTQLAVPVNNVYTQRGNRVKYFPDTL; encoded by the exons ATGCAGTGCTATGCTTCCTTGTGTTTAACACTCGCACACTCCCTCAATCCTCTTACTTTCGTCACCGCCATTGTCCAG acaaCAATGAAGACCAGAAAAGTTCAGCTGTTCTTTTTACTCATTCTTCTAGTGATTATACTTGTTGCTCTTGTGACCTACACTGACATCACAGGTATTCACGTGACTTGGTTGTCTTCTCTAACACCAGAAAATAAAG GTCATACCGTGAGTGTGAAATACGACAATGAAACAATGAGCCTGTATCTTCAAAGATATGAAG TTTTGAATGCAGCCAAGGGGCATTTTGCCAGCAGGATTTGTGACAATAAAG ATCCCGGACCCTGTGTGGATCCTGCTTGTAACACGACCTTCCTGCCGCCCAGGGCGAGACTACAGCGTCTTGTGAGCACCCAGTACAACGTCAGCTCCCGCCATCTTGAGGTGCTGCGCTCCTTGGGGGCCCGGGTGCCGCCCGCCGACCTCGTCTTCCTCACGGCGGCCTCAGAGGACCATTTTGATGAGAGTCAGGGTGTCATCAGGGACCTGCATGAAAAGGTCTTTCCCTGGCTCACCAACAACACCAACTATTCTTATAACTTGATCTACTATGACCTGGGACTCGCCAACAAAAGCCTGGCGCTG CTCACTAAGTACTGCAGATGTCACGTGCTGAGTTTCCCATTCCAGTCGCTACCTGAAGTCTTCAAGAATCTCAAAACGTACCAGTGGAAGCCCGTGATTGTGAAG GCGCACAGCCCGCACTCCAAGATACTGATGTGGATGGATGCTTCGATCCGCTTCAAGTCCGGGAATGTCAGCCTCGTCATCAAGCGTGTCATGGCCGACGGATTTTTCATGAAACACGCGATCCACATGATGCCAAGACACGTGATGCCAGAGATGCTGCAGTATTTTCACACTGAAGCCTGTCTCCTCGCCCCCTTCTATGAGGCGGCAGCATACTTCTTTGTAGTCAAGAACGAGCCGCTGATGAGCAAAGTTGTACTGGATCCTTGGGTCGCCTGTGCTTTTGCCCCGAGATGTGTTTATCCAGGTGATGACTGGAGAAAACTCTTAGCTTGTCCTAGAGACAAATCAGGCTATAGTTTGTGTCACAGATTTGACCAGGCGGCTCTAGGTGTGATTCTTGTTACATTGTTTGACTTTAAATCGACACAGCTTGCAGTTCCTGTCAACAATGTTTATACTCAGAGAGGCAATAGAGTAAAGTATTTTCCTGACACACTTTAA